The Micromonospora violae DNA segment GAGTGTGGAGAAGACGCTCCTCGCCGAGCGTGGGCCGGGCATCCTGCTCGCCGTGGACACCCTCAAGCCGCTGGCCGAGGAGGAGATGAAGACCACCTTCGACGCCGCCGGCCAACTCACCCGGATCACCAAGCTGATGGACCCGGGCGAGGCGTACGGGGAGTACATCGGCGCGACGCTGATCGAGCCGCAGGTCGCCGACGCCCTCGCCGACGCGCTGGAGGCGACCTGGCGACGGGACCCGAACCTCTACTACGAGGACGGCTACCAGGAGTTCTCCGACCGGGGCGGGGAGGTGCGGGCGGCGCCGATCGGTGACGTCCCGTGGGTCGAGGTCGACAACCACGCCGACCTGGCCCGCGCACGGGAGATCGCGTGCCACTACTAGCTCGGAGCGTCCTCACCCCGCTGCACATCGACGTGCGCCGCGGGGCGGTCGCCGATCTGGGCGCGATCCTGGCCGACGGGCGGATCTCCTCCGGGGGCGACGTCGCGGTGGTGGTCGGCCCGGGTCAGGGTGCCCAGATCGCGGAGCTGATCCGACCGTCGCTGCGCTCGGCGGACGTGTTCACCGTGTCCGGCGGAACGCTGGACGCCGCCGACGACCTGGGCGGCAAACTCCGCGCCCGGTCGTACGACGCGGTGGTCGGCATCGGCGGCGGCAAGACCATCGACGTGGCCAAGTACGCGGCCACCCGCCGAGGGCTGCCGATGGTGTCGGTGGCGACCAGCCTCGCCAACGACGGGATCGCCTCCCCGGTGGCCAGCCTGATCACCGACGGGATCAAGGGCTCCTACGGCGTACACATCCCCATCGGGGTGATCGTCGACCTGGATTTCGTGGAGAGCGGCCCGGACCGACACAACCGGGCCGGCATCGGCGACGTGATCAGCAACATCAGCGCGCTGGCCGACTGGGAGCTGTCCCGGCAGGTACGCGGTGAGCCGGTCGACGGGCTGGCCGCCTCGCTCTCGCGGGCGGGTGCCGAAGCGGTGCTCAACCACCCGGGCGACATGAGCGACGACGCCTTCGTGACCGTCCTCGCCGAGGCGTTGATCTCCAGTGGCCTGGCGATGGCGGTCGACGGCACCAGCCGCCCGTGCAGCGGCGGCTGCCACGAGATCATGCACGCGGTCGACTCGCTTTTCCCCGGCACCGCCTCACACGGCGAGCTGGCCGGGTTGGGCGCGCTGTTCTGTACCTGGCTGCGCGGAGACCTACGCCGCTTCGGGGAGATGTCCGCCTGCCTCGCCCGGCACAATCTGCCCCGGCTCCCCGCCGAGGTGGCGCTCACCGACGACCAGTTCATCGAGGCGGTGCAGTTCGCGCCGCGTACCCGACCGGACCGGTACACCATCCTCGAACACCTGGCACTGTCGCCTACCGAGACCCGGGACCGGCTGGCAGACTACGCCGGTGCAATCCGCGACCAGCTTGGCTGACCCCCGTCCCACCGTCGCCGACTTCCACCGGGTGAACCGGGGCGGCGGCCTCTTCAGCGAGTCGATCAGCCAGTGGCTGGGAGCCGTCTTCGCGCTGGTCGCCCAGCGGCTCGGGCTGCGCCCGACCGCGTTGACCATCACCAACCTGGTGCTCGGGCTGGCCACCTCGGTCACCGTGGTGGCGCTCGCCGGCCCGGTCGCCGCCGGGGACGTACCGGCCTGGGTGGTCGGTCTGCTCGCCCTGATCGGCTGGCAGGTGGCGTACTCCCTGGACTGCGCGGACGGGCAACTGGCCCGGGTGACCGGCCAGGGCAGCGCGGCCGGCGCCCGCATCGACGTGCTCTGCGACGTGGCCGCGCAGATCGCCCTGGTGGCCGCCCTGGCCGCCACCGCCGTGGCGCAGGAGCCGGCCACGCCGACCTGGCTGGTGGCGACCTTCGCGGGCACCTGGATGGTCAACCTGGTGACCTCGGTGATGCAGGCCGGCCCGAACGCGGCCAGCATGGTCACCTCGACCTCGCTGCCGGTGCGCCTGGTGAAACTGGTCCGCGACTACGGCGCGGTGATCTTCGTGGCCGCCCTGGTGCTCGCCGTGGCCCCCGCGCTGATCCTCTGGGTGCTGGTCGCCTTCACCATCGTCAACGGCGGCTTCCTACTGGCAAGCATCGCCTTCTCCGCCCGCGCCTCCCTGCGCTAACCCACCCCACCCCACCCCGCGCCGCGCCGCGCCGCGCCGTGCCCTGCCGCGCCGCCCCTTGCCGGGTCGATCATGGACTTGTGGTGCCCTTTTTGGACCTTCGTAGGTGTTTTGTCACCCACCACAACTGCATGATCGACGCGGACGGGGTGGGGCGGACGGGGTGGGGCGGGGCGGGGCGGGGCGCGGGCGCAGGCAGGGGGGCCGGTTTTAGGCGTGGGTGGTGGTTTGGGACAGGCTTGCGTAGATGTCGATGAGCTGCTTGGTGACCACGTCGGGGTGGAAGGTGCGCTCGTAGCGAGCGCGGGCGGCCAGGGTCAGCCCGGACGCGCCGGCCCGGGCGACCGGCAGCGCGGCCGCGAGCGCGGCCGGCTCCGGGGCGATCACCCAGCCGGCCTCGCCCAGGCCGATCCCCGCCGGCATGGGTGACCCGCCTCCCCCGGCGACCGCGGAGGCGATCTCGGCCGGGCCGGTGCCGGCGGGTTCGTGCGGGGCGTCGGCACCGACCAGGTACGGAATGCCGCCCAGCGCCGTCCCGAGCACCGGCCGGCCGCTCGCCAACGCCTCGATGATCACGGTGGGCAGCACGTCGTGCCACATGGCGGCGACGATCACCACGGCGCTCGCCTCGACCGCGGCCTGCACCCCGGCGCGGTCGAGCTGACCGAGGTAGACCACGTCGGGTCGCTCGGCGGCGGCTGCCTCCACGAGCGGGCGCAGCTCACCGTCGCCGGCCACCCGCAGCGTGCCCAGCGCACCCACCGGGTGCCGCCGCCAGGCGTCCAGCAGCAGGTCGACGCCCTTCTCCGGGGAGAACCGGGCCATGTAGAGGAACCCGTCACCGAGCGGGGCCGGCCGCCCCGGGTCGGGTACGGAGTTCGGCTTCACCACGAGGCGTTCGTCCGGAATGCCGTAATCGCGGAGGTGATCGGCGATCGCCGAGGTGAGCGCGATGTACCGATCCACCGAACGCCAGGTGCCCCGGTGTACGGCCAGGGTGGTCGCCATCAGAGCGCTCTGCGCCGCCGAGTCGCGGTAGCAGCGGTGCTTGATCGCCGGCACCCCCAACGCCCGGCCCTTGCAGTCCTGACAGATCATCCCGTCGCGGAAGTAGATCCCCGACGAGCAGACCTGCCGGTAGTTGTGCACCGTCTGCACCACCGGCACGCCGTGCCGGTGCGCGGTCCGCACCACCCAGGGCGAGAGCAGGGGGTACGGGTTGTGCAGGTGCAGAACGTCCGGTCGGTGCTCGGTGAGCAGCCGGCTCAGGTCGTGCTGGGCGCGCGGAGCCCAGATCGGCGAGATCGGCAGCAGCGCCTTCGCCGCCTTCGACATCGACGGAATCTCGTCCGAACTGCGAATGAAGGGCAGCACCTCGATGCCAGCGGCGGTGAGCTGCGCGATCTCCGAGTCGACGATCGTGTTCTCACCGGAGGGCTGGGCTTCCCGGTACCGGTTGTGCGCCACCACGATTCTCACGGAGCTCGCCTTTCGTTCGCGATTGCGGGACTCGCAAGCTCATTCCTCACGCTCACGGCAAAGAAGGCTACCGTTGTGTCGTGCCCGAACTACCGGAGGTTGAGGCGCTCGCGGGTTACCTGCGTCAGCGCGCGGTGGGGCGGCGTGTCGATCGGCTGGAGATCGCCGCGATCAGCGCCCTGAAGACGTACGAACCGGCGCCGACCGAGGTCGCCGGGCGGACGGTGGTCGACGCCAGTCGGCAGGGCAAGTTCCTCGATGTCCGCTTCGAGGGCGATCTGCACCTGGTGGTGCATTTGGCGCGCGCCGGCTGGCTGCACTACCGGGAGGCGTTCCCGGCCACCACCCCGTTGCGTCCGGGCAAGGGACCGATCGCGGTGCGGGTACGCCTCGACGACGGCTCCGGCTTCGACCTCACCGAGGCGGGCACCCAGAAGAAGCTGGCCGCGTACCTGGTCACCGACCTCGCGGCGGTCCCCGGGGTGGCCAAGCTGGGCCCGGACGCGCTCGCCGCGGATCTGCCCACCTTCGCCGAGCGGCTGCGGAGCCGGCGGGGGCAGGTCAAGGGGGTGCTGACCGACCAGTCGGTGCTCTCCGGGGTGGGTAACGCGTACTCCGACGAGATCCTGCACGCCGCAAAGCTGTCCCCGTTCGCGATCACCGATCGGCTCACCGACGCCCAGATCGCCACCCTGCACGCCGCCACCCGACAGGTCCTCGGCGACGCGGTGGAGCGGTCTCTCGGCCAGCGGGCCGCGGAGCTCAAGGGTGAGAAGCGCTCCGGGTTGAAGGTGCACGCCCGCACCGGGCTGCCCTGCCCGGTCTGCGGGGACACCGTGCGCGAGGTGTCGTTCGCCGACTCCAGCCTCCAGTACTGCCCAACCTGCCAGACCGGCGGCAAGCCCCTCGCTGACCGTCGGTTGTCTCGTCTCGTACGGTGAGTAATTCCACTCCACGACTACGGAGTGGAATCGCCCTCGCTGAGTGGAAGCTCCGGTCCGCCGTTCTCGCCAGGCGCGCATCCATCGGTATAGTGGCCCGGTCCCCGGCTTCTGAAATGGTGCGGAGCCGGCCAGGTCCCACCAGCACCGTCGGCCGCCAATCTCCTTCGGGGCGGCGACCGGTCGGAGCCCGCGTGGGAGACTGGGACGGTGGGCGACCGGGCCCTCACGCCGAGTGAGCGGCCCGTGTCATGCGGGAGGACATGGGTGAGGTGACGGCAAGCCTCCAGCGCCCGGTAACCAACGAAGGCCGGAGCAGACTCGTGCGGCACGTCGACAGCTTCGAGATCCAGCCGCCGACGCCGCCGTCGCACAACGGCGTACCCCGGTCGGCCTGGGCCCGGGCGCGACGCCGCGTCTCCCGTTGGCACCGCCCTTACACGGCGATCCTGCTGCTGCTCGACTTCGGCGCGGCGGCGTTCGCCAGTTGGATCGCGATCCAGCTGTTCGACCAGGCCGCCTCCGGGTTCTCCGACCTCAAGCAGGACCCGACCTGGTTCCACACCGTCTCCTACCTGCTGCTCCCGCTCGGGTGGGTGGTCATCCTCTGGAGCAACCGGGCGTACGACCGGCGCTATCTGGGCCTCGGCCCGGACGAGTTCAAGCGGGTCATCCGGGCCGCGGTGACCGTCGCCGCGAGCGTTTCGTTCCTCGCGTTCGCCACCAAGACCGCGCTGTCCCGTTGGACGGTCGGTACGGCGCTGCTCGGGGCGCTGCTGTTGATCCTCTGGGGCCGTTTCGTGGCCCGCTGGGCGCTGCACTACATCCGGCGGCGGGCCGGTCAGGCCGCGCACCGGATGGTGCTGGTCGGCACCCTGCCCGAGTGCCTGGAGGTCTACGCGGCGGTCACCCGCAGTCCGGCCGCCGGGTTGATGCCGGTCGCCATCCACATCACCGACGGGTACGCGGCGGCCCGGGGCATGCCGACCCCCGTTCCGGTGTACGCCGGACGCGACGTCCTGGCCCTGGTCCGCGAGGTCGGTGGGGACACCATCGCCGTCTGCGGGTCGGCCAGCGCGGAGCCGGGCGAGCTGCGCCGGCTGGCCTGGCAGTTGGAGGGCTCCGGGGTCGACCTGGTGGTCGCCCCGCAGCTGACCGACATCGCCGGGCCCCGGGTGCACATCCGGCCGATCGAGGGTCTGCCGCTGCTGCACGTCGAGGAGCCGACCCTCTCCGGGCCGGCGCTGCTGGCCAAGAACCTGATGGACCGGGTCGCCGCCGGGCTCGGCCTGCTGCTGCTGATCCCGCTCTTCGTGGCCATCGCCGTGGCGATCCGGATCTCCGACCCCGGGCCGGTCTTCTTCCGCCAGCCCCGGGTGGGGCACGAGGGACGCACGTTCCGGGTGTGGAAGTTCCGGACCATGTACGTCAACGCCGAGGACCGGCTGGCCAGCCTGGTGGACCGCAACGAGACCGACGGCATGCTGTTCAAGATGAAGGAGGACCCCCGGGTCTTCCCGGTCGGTCGGTTCCTCCGGGCCACCTCGCTGGACGAGCTGCCGCAGCTGATCAACGTGCTCTGGGGCGAGATGTCGCTGGTCGGGCCCCGCCCGCTGCCGGCCGACGACGGTGACTTCCTGGGTGACGTCCGCCGCCGTCTGCTGGTCCGCCCCGGCATGACCGGCCTGTGGCAGGTCTCCGGCCGCTCCGACCTGTCCTGGGACGAGTCGGTTCGACTGGATCTCTACTACGTCGACAACTGGTCGCTCGCGTACGACCTGAGCATCCTGTGGCGCACGGTCGGGGTGGTGCTCGCCCGCAAGGGCGCGTACTAGAGGGTTGGCGTGCCGGCTCGCAGGCGCGAGGATCGCTGCGTGGCTGCCAACCTCTCCGCCGTGGTCGGCGTCGTCTCACTTGTCACCGCTCTGACCGCGGCCCTGCTGGCGGTGCTGCGGCTGCGGGCCCGCCGGGGCATCGCCACCGCCACCCAGCGGGCCACCTACGAGGTGCTGCACACCGCCGGCCTGGCCGCCGAGCCGCTGCGGGCCGGGTTGAGCGAGGCGGGCGCGGCGAAGGCCGTACGTCATCTGCGGGCGCTGGTGGGCGCGGCCGGGCTGGCGCTCACCGACGCCGACCGGCTGCTGGCCCTCGACGGGCGCGGCACGCACCACGGGGAGCAACTGCTCGTGGCGGCCCGGCGGACGGTGGATTCCGGTCGTTCGACGGTCCTGGGTGAGCAGGAGTTGCACTGCGACCGGGTCGACTGCTCGATCCGCGGCGCGGTGGTCGCGCCGTTGCTGGGGGCGGACGCCCGGGTGGTGGGTGCGCTGGTGGCGGTGGCCGACAGCCCACCGCTGCCGGGGTTGGTGCAGGCCACCCTGGAGACGGCGCACTGGGCGGGCACGCAGCTCGCCCTGGCCGAGCTGGACTCGTCGCGGGAGCGGCTGGCCCGCGCCGAGATCCGGGCGTTGCGGGCGCAGATCAGCCCGCACTTCATCTACAACGCGCTGACCGCGATCGGCTCGTTCGTACGCACCGATCCCGAGCGGGCCCGGGAGTTGATCCTGGAGTTCGCGGAGTTCACCAGGTACTCGTTCCGGGCGCACGGCGAGTTCACCACCCTGGCCGAGGAGCTGCGGTCGATCGACCGTTACCTGACCATCGAGCGGGCCCGGTTCGGTGACCGGTTGCAGGTGCGGTTGCAGATCGCCCCGGAGGTGCTGCCGGTGACGCTGCCGTTCCTCTGCCTCCAGCCGTTGGTGGAGAACGCGGTTCGCCACGGGTTGTCCCGCAAGCCGGGCACGGGCATGGTGAGCATCGAGGCCCGGGACGCGGGCGCCGAATGCCACATCACGGTGGAGGACGACGGAGTGGGAATGGATCCGACCACGCTGACCGCCGGCATCGCCGAGCTGGCCCACGGCACCGGTGACCCGGGTGACGACACAGGCCAGCACGTCGGCCTCTCCAACGTGGACGAGCGGTTGCGCTCGGTCTTCGGCGACCGGTTCGGGCTGGTGGTGGAGACCGGGCTGGGTTCGGGCACGAAGGTGAGCATGCGGGTGCCGAAGTTCCACCCGGGCGTGCGGGCCGGGTCGTGAGCGAGCGGAGCGGGACGGGCGTGGTGAACGCGTCCGGTTTCCTGCGCGTCCTCGCGGTGGACGACGAGCCTCCCGCGCTCGACGAGTTGGCGTACCACCTGCGGGCCGACCCCCGGGTGGCCCGGCTGCACACGGCCGGGGATGCCACCGAGGCGCTGCGGCTGCTGCGCGATGGTGACGTGGACGTGGTCTTCCTGGACATCCGGATGCCCGGCCTGGACGGCATGGAGCTGGCCCGGGTGCTGCGGCGTTTCGCCCGGCCGCCGGCGATCGTGTTCGTCACCGCGTACGACGACGGCGCGGTGGACGCCTTCGACCTGGGTGCCACCGACTACGTCCGGAAACCGGTCCGCGCCGATCGGCTGGCCGAGTCGCTGCGCCGGGTGATCGGCTCGCGGGTGGTGCCGTCGCACCCGGCGGCGCTGGCCCGCGCCGAGGAGGACCCGACCATCCCCATCGAGTTGGCCGGCACCACCCGGATGCTGCCTCGCTCGGCGGTGCGGTGGGTGGAGGCGCAGGGCGACTACGCCCGGTTGCACACCGCGGAGGGGTCGCATCTGGTGCGCGTCTCGCTGGCCACCCTGGCGGAGCGCTGGGCCGATGCCGGGTTCGTCCGGGTGCACCGGTCGTACCTGGTGCAGTTGAAGTTGATCGCGGAGTTGCGGCTGGTCAACTCCGGCTACGTGGTGGTGATCGACTCGACCGAGCTGCCGGTGAGCCGGCGGCACACCAGGGAGTTGAAGGACAAGCTGGTCAGGGCCGCGAAACAGGATTGGAGTCGCTGAACCGGGAATGGGAACAGCCCTACCGTACGTTGTACGCTAAGCCGTACGACTTCCGGGAGGCTTGCCGTGACCGAAACCCTGTTCGACGCCGCATCCGAGTTCGACAGCCAACTGGACCGACTGGTGCAGCTCGGTTACCCCACCCTCGCCGGGCTGACCGAGAGCGCCTTCCGCGACCTGGTCGCGCCGCTGCGGGCCAGCGCGGTCGAGGGCACCGCCGGGCTGCCCGCCCCCACCGACGCCCGGGTGCCGTTCCTGCTCGTCACCACCCGGGATCTGATCGGTGTGCCGGAACGGTTGGCGCTGGCCACCCTGGCCGGCAAGCGCAAGCCCGGTGTCGTCGACCGGAACTACGCCGAGGACGACCTGCCCCGCTTCGACCCGATCAAGGAGTTGGAGGTGCCGGCCGGGCCGGCGTACCTGCTCTTCGACGTCGACCGGGGTGAGGAGTTCCGCAACCTGGCCCCGGGCACGGCCCTGGAGGGGATCACCGCCCAGGGCCGGTTGCCGCTCACCATCGACGAAGGGCTCGCCTTCATCACGCTGCACCCGGCCTCGTTGGCGAGCAACCGGTGCTTCTCGTTGATCGGCTCCCGCTGCGGCGACAAGCGGGTGCCAGCGCTCTGGATCAGCCAGGGCGCACCCAAGCTCGGCTGGTGCTGGTACGGCAACCCGCACACCTGGCTCGGCTCCGCCTCGGCCCGGCCGGAGCGCGTCGGCCTGGAATTGTCGACAACCCCTTGATCGACTCGAATTCCTGAAAGTCGGGGCATCACAGGAGGCCGGATGCCCCGACTTTCAGCACATCGAGTGGATCAAGCCCGGCGCCGAAGAAGATGGTCAGAAGATGTCGGCCAGCGGCAGGGCGAGGGGGAACGGCTGCTCGGTGCGGTAGACCTCGCCGGCCGCAAGGACGGCCTGTTCGCGGTAACCGCCCGCGCCGTTGGCCAGCACGGTCAGGGTCTGCTTTCGCGGCTCGACCAGCCAGTAGAACGGGATGCCGGCCGCCGCGTACTCGTGGCGTTTGAGCACCAGGTCGCGGCCGGCGTTGCTCGGCGAGATGACCTCGACGACGAGGAGCACGTCGGCCGGGTCGAGCGCGGCACCGCCGCTGTCCAGTGCGCTCTCATGTGCGACGAAGAGGTCGGGCACGAAGTACGAGGAGCGTTTCGCGCTCACCCCGATGTCCTGACCGACGAGCACGCCGGTGGGAGCCTGCCGGTCGAGGAGCCGACGGAGGCGGTTGGCGACCGCACCGTGGAAGACGTCCGCATGGGGGGACACGAGCAGGCTCCCGTCGAAGATCTCGTAGACCTGGTCGTCCTCGGGGAGGCTCTGGAGGTCGTCAACACTCCAGGCGTCGCCCCAGCCGGGCCGGGCAGGATTGGTCACCGTCACACCTCCTCTCTACCGGAACACCCTGACAGCTCCGCCGTTCGTCCACAACGAACCTCGGGAGTTAACACAGGCCAGCCTGCATTGACGCCGAGTTATCCACAGGCGTGAACCGTTCTCCACAGGTTATGCACAACACCGCCCGGCGCTGTGCACAATGCTGCCGGGCGTGCGCTGCTTGACAATCGTGTGCGGCGGGCGAGACTGCCGGGGTGGCCAAGCAACTCCCGGAGGTGGGGTCAGGCGTTGCGGTGCCGCCGACCCGGCGGTCGCGGATCGTGCTGGCCGAGATCACCCGGCAGGACACCCGCGCCGAGCGGACCCGCGCCGAGCGGACCCGCGCCGAGCTGGCCCAGCAGACCCAGGTCGGTGAGGCGCTGGTCCGGGGCCTGGTTCGGGCCCAACTCGCGTTGGCGGTGCGGTTGTCCCTGGTGGTGGCCATCGGGTTGGGCGGGCTGCCGTGGCTGTTCGCGATCGCGCCGTCGCTCGGCCGCACCACCGTCGCCGGCGTCAATCTGCCGTGGCTGCTGCTCGGGGTGCTCTCCTTCCCGTTCCTGATCGCGGTGGGTTGGGCGTACGTGCGGCTGGCCGAGCGCAATGAGCAGGACTTCACCGACCTGGTGCAACGGCCGGAGCGCTGAGGTGGGCAACGAGTTCGTGGTCCCGGCCATCGTCGCGGTCACCCTGGTCACCGTCGGGATCGGCTTCTACGGGCTGCGGTTGGCCCGGACCACGTCCGACTTCCTGGTGGCGTCCCGGGCGATCAGTCCGACCTGGAACGCCGCCGCCATCGGCGGGGAGTACCTGTCGGCGGCGAGCTTCCTCGGCATCGCGGGGCTGGTCCTCAAGTACGGCGTGGATGTGCTCTGGTACCCGGTCGGGTTCGCCGCCGGCTACCTGGCGCTGCTGCTCTTCGTGGCCGCGCCGCTGCGCCGCTCCGGGGCGTTCACCCTGCCCGACTTCTGCGAGCTGCGGCTGGGGTCGCGTCGACTCCGCATCCTGGCCACCGCCTTCGTCATCTTCATCGGTTGGCTGTACCTGGTGCCGCAACTCCAGGGCGCCGGGCTGACCCTGGCCACGGTGGCCGGCTCCCCGTACCCGCTCGGTGCCCTGCTGGTGGCCGGCGTGGTCACCGCGAACGTGGCGCTGGGCGGCATGCGCGCCATCACCTTCGTGCAGGCGTTCCAGTACTGGCTCAAGTTGACAGCTCTCGCCGTACCGGTGATCTTCCTGGCCCTTCAGTGGCAGGCCGACGGCCGCCCGGCGGTGACCCCACCCGACGGGCCGACGTTCCGGACCGCGACCACCGTCGTGGTCGAGCACCGCGCGACCCTCACCCTGCCCGACGGTGACATTCGAGAGGTACGCCCCGGAGACGAGTTGACCTTCGCCGCCGGTG contains these protein-coding regions:
- a CDS encoding iron-containing alcohol dehydrogenase family protein; this encodes MPLLARSVLTPLHIDVRRGAVADLGAILADGRISSGGDVAVVVGPGQGAQIAELIRPSLRSADVFTVSGGTLDAADDLGGKLRARSYDAVVGIGGGKTIDVAKYAATRRGLPMVSVATSLANDGIASPVASLITDGIKGSYGVHIPIGVIVDLDFVESGPDRHNRAGIGDVISNISALADWELSRQVRGEPVDGLAASLSRAGAEAVLNHPGDMSDDAFVTVLAEALISSGLAMAVDGTSRPCSGGCHEIMHAVDSLFPGTASHGELAGLGALFCTWLRGDLRRFGEMSACLARHNLPRLPAEVALTDDQFIEAVQFAPRTRPDRYTILEHLALSPTETRDRLADYAGAIRDQLG
- a CDS encoding sensor histidine kinase, producing the protein MAANLSAVVGVVSLVTALTAALLAVLRLRARRGIATATQRATYEVLHTAGLAAEPLRAGLSEAGAAKAVRHLRALVGAAGLALTDADRLLALDGRGTHHGEQLLVAARRTVDSGRSTVLGEQELHCDRVDCSIRGAVVAPLLGADARVVGALVAVADSPPLPGLVQATLETAHWAGTQLALAELDSSRERLARAEIRALRAQISPHFIYNALTAIGSFVRTDPERARELILEFAEFTRYSFRAHGEFTTLAEELRSIDRYLTIERARFGDRLQVRLQIAPEVLPVTLPFLCLQPLVENAVRHGLSRKPGTGMVSIEARDAGAECHITVEDDGVGMDPTTLTAGIAELAHGTGDPGDDTGQHVGLSNVDERLRSVFGDRFGLVVETGLGSGTKVSMRVPKFHPGVRAGS
- a CDS encoding glycosyltransferase family 4 protein yields the protein MRIVVAHNRYREAQPSGENTIVDSEIAQLTAAGIEVLPFIRSSDEIPSMSKAAKALLPISPIWAPRAQHDLSRLLTEHRPDVLHLHNPYPLLSPWVVRTAHRHGVPVVQTVHNYRQVCSSGIYFRDGMICQDCKGRALGVPAIKHRCYRDSAAQSALMATTLAVHRGTWRSVDRYIALTSAIADHLRDYGIPDERLVVKPNSVPDPGRPAPLGDGFLYMARFSPEKGVDLLLDAWRRHPVGALGTLRVAGDGELRPLVEAAAAERPDVVYLGQLDRAGVQAAVEASAVVIVAAMWHDVLPTVIIEALASGRPVLGTALGGIPYLVGADAPHEPAGTGPAEIASAVAGGGGSPMPAGIGLGEAGWVIAPEPAALAAALPVARAGASGLTLAARARYERTFHPDVVTKQLIDIYASLSQTTTHA
- a CDS encoding LytR/AlgR family response regulator transcription factor — translated: MNASGFLRVLAVDDEPPALDELAYHLRADPRVARLHTAGDATEALRLLRDGDVDVVFLDIRMPGLDGMELARVLRRFARPPAIVFVTAYDDGAVDAFDLGATDYVRKPVRADRLAESLRRVIGSRVVPSHPAALARAEEDPTIPIELAGTTRMLPRSAVRWVEAQGDYARLHTAEGSHLVRVSLATLAERWADAGFVRVHRSYLVQLKLIAELRLVNSGYVVVIDSTELPVSRRHTRELKDKLVRAAKQDWSR
- a CDS encoding CDP-alcohol phosphatidyltransferase family protein yields the protein MQSATSLADPRPTVADFHRVNRGGGLFSESISQWLGAVFALVAQRLGLRPTALTITNLVLGLATSVTVVALAGPVAAGDVPAWVVGLLALIGWQVAYSLDCADGQLARVTGQGSAAGARIDVLCDVAAQIALVAALAATAVAQEPATPTWLVATFAGTWMVNLVTSVMQAGPNAASMVTSTSLPVRLVKLVRDYGAVIFVAALVLAVAPALILWVLVAFTIVNGGFLLASIAFSARASLR
- a CDS encoding DUF5701 family protein, producing MTETLFDAASEFDSQLDRLVQLGYPTLAGLTESAFRDLVAPLRASAVEGTAGLPAPTDARVPFLLVTTRDLIGVPERLALATLAGKRKPGVVDRNYAEDDLPRFDPIKELEVPAGPAYLLFDVDRGEEFRNLAPGTALEGITAQGRLPLTIDEGLAFITLHPASLASNRCFSLIGSRCGDKRVPALWISQGAPKLGWCWYGNPHTWLGSASARPERVGLELSTTP
- a CDS encoding Fpg/Nei family DNA glycosylase, producing MPELPEVEALAGYLRQRAVGRRVDRLEIAAISALKTYEPAPTEVAGRTVVDASRQGKFLDVRFEGDLHLVVHLARAGWLHYREAFPATTPLRPGKGPIAVRVRLDDGSGFDLTEAGTQKKLAAYLVTDLAAVPGVAKLGPDALAADLPTFAERLRSRRGQVKGVLTDQSVLSGVGNAYSDEILHAAKLSPFAITDRLTDAQIATLHAATRQVLGDAVERSLGQRAAELKGEKRSGLKVHARTGLPCPVCGDTVREVSFADSSLQYCPTCQTGGKPLADRRLSRLVR
- a CDS encoding Uma2 family endonuclease, with product MTNPARPGWGDAWSVDDLQSLPEDDQVYEIFDGSLLVSPHADVFHGAVANRLRRLLDRQAPTGVLVGQDIGVSAKRSSYFVPDLFVAHESALDSGGAALDPADVLLVVEVISPSNAGRDLVLKRHEYAAAGIPFYWLVEPRKQTLTVLANGAGGYREQAVLAAGEVYRTEQPFPLALPLADIF
- a CDS encoding sugar phosphate nucleotidyltransferase, translated to MIGMVLAAGAGRRLRPYTDTLPKALVPVDGETTILDIALGNLAEVGLTDIVIVVGYAADAVVSRQADLEKKYGVTLTLVHNDKAEEWNNAYSLWLAREYFARGVLLVNGDTVHPVSVEKTLLAERGPGILLAVDTLKPLAEEEMKTTFDAAGQLTRITKLMDPGEAYGEYIGATLIEPQVADALADALEATWRRDPNLYYEDGYQEFSDRGGEVRAAPIGDVPWVEVDNHADLARAREIACHY
- a CDS encoding sugar transferase, yielding MGEVTASLQRPVTNEGRSRLVRHVDSFEIQPPTPPSHNGVPRSAWARARRRVSRWHRPYTAILLLLDFGAAAFASWIAIQLFDQAASGFSDLKQDPTWFHTVSYLLLPLGWVVILWSNRAYDRRYLGLGPDEFKRVIRAAVTVAASVSFLAFATKTALSRWTVGTALLGALLLILWGRFVARWALHYIRRRAGQAAHRMVLVGTLPECLEVYAAVTRSPAAGLMPVAIHITDGYAAARGMPTPVPVYAGRDVLALVREVGGDTIAVCGSASAEPGELRRLAWQLEGSGVDLVVAPQLTDIAGPRVHIRPIEGLPLLHVEEPTLSGPALLAKNLMDRVAAGLGLLLLIPLFVAIAVAIRISDPGPVFFRQPRVGHEGRTFRVWKFRTMYVNAEDRLASLVDRNETDGMLFKMKEDPRVFPVGRFLRATSLDELPQLINVLWGEMSLVGPRPLPADDGDFLGDVRRRLLVRPGMTGLWQVSGRSDLSWDESVRLDLYYVDNWSLAYDLSILWRTVGVVLARKGAY